A region of Necator americanus strain Aroian chromosome I, whole genome shotgun sequence DNA encodes the following proteins:
- a CDS encoding hypothetical protein (NECATOR_CHRI.G989.T1), with translation MFRNNNGGEFGRSSDMKRASNTRFRPREGPKRSKFPQQVVPRDTKHNFSAAAPWNTSQEEGPDIGSSSLQDVRKKEKFSSSAAALTAQEFNVDPKQPKLDNLDDDEIEALRLEISTTRSSLLKTYTSKKYVITDNAKTCTYNEATLYPGQTITWNNLRFSLIGTIVPQLPILSSTFIETDMGISIIKPAHKEQLATHSAGQLQCSTKQQAEQFKCIFASKACTCTHGLREASCLCSPGDMEELMKASPLPLVSKSFIILSRNKQVYAKPNIGSTLHLVAENMKITTHLSNTT, from the exons ATGTTCAGAAATAATAATGGAGGCGAATTTGGAAGAAGCTCAGATATGAAAAGG GCCTCGAATACTCGATTCCGTCCCAGGGAAGGGCCGAAGAGAAGCAAATTCCCACAACAAGTGGTTCCGCGTGACACGAAACACAACTTCTCCGCCGCTGCTCCATGGAACACCAGTCAGGAAGAAG gtCCGGATATTGGCTCATCTTCCCTGCAGGATGtgaggaagaaggaaaaatttagcAGTAG CGCGGCTGCACTCACAGCTCAAGAATTCAACGTCGATCCCAAGcaaccgaagctcgacaacctCGATGACGATGAAATCGAAGCTCTCCGCCTCGAGATCAGTACCACACGAAGCAGTTTACTCAAGACATACACAAGTAAGAAGTATGTAATCACGGACAATGCCAAAACCTGCACTTATAACGAAGCTACG CTTTACCCAGGACAAACTATCACGTGGAATAACCTGAGATTCAGCCTCATCGGTACCATCGTCCCACAACTACCGATTTTGTCATCGACGTTTATTGAAACCGATATGGGCATTTCTATAATCAAGCCTGCTCACAAAGAACAACTTGCAACGCACAGCGCAGGTCAACTCCAATGTTCAACCAAGCAGCAAGCCGAACAATTCAAGTGCATTTTCGCAAGTAAAGCCTGTACATGCACTCACGGTCTCCGAGAAGCCTCCTGCTTGTGCAGCCCTGGCGACATGGAAGAACTCATGAAAGCCTCGCCTTTACCACTAGTTTCAAAGAGTTTCATTATCCTCTCACGCAATAAGCAAGTATACGCCAAACCAAACATTGGATCCACTTTACATCTTGTGgcagaaaacatgaaaatcacAACTCATCTGTCCAACACCACCTGA